From one Amycolatopsis sp. FDAARGOS 1241 genomic stretch:
- a CDS encoding FAD-dependent oxidoreductase, which yields MRFVVAGGGVAGLATALALARAGQDVVVLERDAIDPAGPPESAFTMRRRGIPHYFQPHAFLPRGRRSLAEWAPDVLDTLVAVGAHSQDLAVKLHGPREPGDADLVYLWARRPVVEWALRRAAAAEPAVELRSGVTVSGLLTDTDGVVRATGVAVAPGEPVRGDVVVDALGRYRHPPGWPRGYGIPTDCGAVYYCRYFRLEPGVEYFAAPVLNPRGDLGYLGFNTGLPPGSCRG from the coding sequence GTGAGGTTCGTCGTCGCCGGCGGTGGCGTCGCGGGACTGGCGACCGCGCTCGCCCTGGCGAGAGCGGGCCAAGACGTGGTCGTGCTCGAACGCGACGCGATCGACCCCGCCGGACCGCCCGAGAGCGCCTTCACGATGCGGCGCCGGGGAATCCCGCACTACTTCCAGCCCCACGCCTTCCTCCCGCGCGGGCGCCGGTCGCTCGCCGAGTGGGCGCCGGACGTGCTGGACACGCTCGTCGCCGTCGGCGCGCACTCGCAGGACCTGGCGGTGAAGCTGCACGGGCCGCGCGAGCCGGGGGACGCGGACCTGGTGTATCTGTGGGCGCGCCGCCCGGTCGTCGAGTGGGCGCTGCGCCGGGCGGCCGCGGCGGAGCCGGCGGTGGAGCTTCGCAGCGGGGTCACGGTGAGCGGGCTGCTGACCGACACCGACGGCGTGGTGCGAGCCACCGGGGTCGCCGTCGCACCGGGGGAGCCCGTGCGCGGTGACGTCGTGGTCGACGCCCTCGGCCGCTACCGGCATCCACCGGGGTGGCCGCGCGGGTACGGCATCCCGACCGACTGCGGTGCCGTCTACTACTGCCGCTACTTCCGGCTGGAACCCGGCGTCGAGTACTTCGCCGCGCCCGTCCTCAACCCGCGCGGCGACCTCGGCTACCTGGGCTTCAACACCGGACTTCCGCCCGGATCATGCCGTGGCTGA
- a CDS encoding ABC transporter substrate-binding protein, whose protein sequence is MRTSRWLSVLCAAAVTLTACAAQENPSGSDGGGDLKIGASLELSGATASIGTAYRNALQLKVKQLNDAGALGGGRKISLVVRDNQTKPDEAIQVVNGLINNDKVNALIEGGCSACAVAAAKTVESKKMPTIALASASAITTPASAHPYTFKISPNPSEDAVVLMNELKSKGVSRIGLLNVNNVYGQEGRAAVTAEAAKQGIAVVQAEQFGETDKDMTVQLRNIAVKQPQAVVVWAVSPAAGIIATNAKDIGYTGGLYQDAGAGAELYVQGAKAAAEGTHMVFVRTLAAPDLTGTDPASVAEKKWYSDYTKAYGTYSGFASFASDALQMIVDAVKSVNGTVPAALRDALEKIGIDGDSGRIQNSAQNHSGLQPSALAVLEVRGGQWHLSQ, encoded by the coding sequence GTGCGCACATCCCGGTGGCTTTCGGTGCTCTGCGCGGCAGCCGTGACGCTCACGGCCTGCGCGGCCCAGGAGAACCCGTCCGGTTCGGACGGCGGTGGTGACCTCAAGATCGGCGCCAGCCTCGAGCTGTCGGGCGCGACCGCGAGCATCGGCACCGCCTACCGCAACGCGCTACAGCTGAAGGTCAAGCAACTCAACGACGCCGGTGCGCTCGGCGGCGGCCGCAAGATCTCGCTCGTCGTCCGCGACAACCAGACCAAGCCGGACGAGGCCATCCAGGTCGTCAACGGTCTGATCAACAACGACAAGGTCAACGCCCTCATCGAAGGTGGCTGCAGTGCGTGCGCGGTCGCCGCGGCGAAGACGGTCGAGAGCAAGAAGATGCCGACCATCGCACTGGCGTCGGCGAGCGCGATCACCACGCCGGCCTCCGCGCACCCGTACACCTTCAAGATCTCGCCGAACCCCAGCGAGGACGCCGTGGTGCTGATGAACGAGCTCAAGAGCAAGGGCGTCTCGCGCATCGGCCTGCTGAACGTCAACAACGTCTACGGTCAGGAGGGCCGTGCCGCGGTTACCGCCGAGGCGGCCAAGCAGGGCATCGCGGTGGTCCAGGCCGAGCAGTTCGGCGAGACGGACAAGGACATGACCGTGCAGTTGCGCAACATCGCGGTGAAGCAGCCGCAGGCCGTCGTGGTCTGGGCTGTCTCGCCGGCTGCGGGCATCATCGCGACCAACGCCAAGGACATCGGCTACACCGGTGGTCTGTACCAAGATGCCGGCGCGGGCGCGGAGCTGTATGTACAGGGCGCGAAAGCCGCGGCAGAGGGCACGCACATGGTGTTCGTGCGGACCTTGGCCGCGCCGGACCTGACCGGGACCGACCCGGCGTCGGTGGCGGAGAAGAAGTGGTACTCGGACTACACCAAGGCGTACGGGACCTATTCGGGGTTCGCGTCGTTCGCTTCGGACGCGCTGCAGATGATTGTGGACGCGGTGAAGTCGGTGAACGGCACGGTCCCGGCGGCGCTGCGGGACGCGTTGGAGAAGATCGGCATCGACGGGGATTCGGGACGGATCCAGAACAGCGCCCAGAACCACTCGGGGTTGCAGCCCTCGGCGCTGGCCGTGCTGGAAGTCCGGGGTGGGCAGTGGCACCTGTCGCAGTGA
- a CDS encoding glycoside hydrolase family 15 protein translates to MLAHAYDPERNTFTQSYESKALDASSLLIPRLGFLPATDPRVLGTIDAVRRELTEDGLVKRYQTDETDDGLAGGRGFS, encoded by the coding sequence GTGCTCGCACACGCGTATGACCCGGAGCGCAACACGTTCACCCAGTCCTACGAATCGAAGGCACTCGACGCCAGTTCGCTCCTGATCCCCCGGCTCGGGTTCCTCCCGGCCACGGACCCGCGGGTCCTGGGCACGATCGACGCAGTACGGCGTGAGCTGACCGAAGACGGGCTCGTGAAGCGCTACCAAACCGATGAGACCGACGACGGGCTGGCGGGCGGAAGGGGCTTTTCGTAG
- a CDS encoding glycoside hydrolase family 15 protein, whose product MHAAGAKSEATTLFERLLGLRNDVGLLSEEWDARTGRHLGNTPQAFSHFGLVVSALQLHAGRPCRSDAPMK is encoded by the coding sequence ATGCACGCAGCCGGGGCAAAGAGCGAGGCAACAACTTTGTTCGAGAGGCTTCTGGGCCTGCGTAACGACGTAGGCCTGCTGAGCGAGGAGTGGGATGCGCGGACCGGACGGCATCTCGGCAACACTCCGCAGGCGTTCAGCCACTTCGGGCTGGTCGTGAGCGCGCTCCAGCTCCATGCCGGCCGCCCGTGTCGCAGCGACGCCCCGATGAAGTGA
- a CDS encoding ABC transporter ATP-binding protein, whose protein sequence is MEIEVADATVQFGGVRAVDHVTLRHDSGGVLGLIGPNGAGKTTLLNALSGVTRLKSGSIRLCGRDITRRAPEQVSRLGVARTFQNLQVFGSLTVLDNVLVPRWVRRRVHRSGPRRAAERQDAMAVLNRVGIAEHADRLAGTLAYGLQRRVELARALAAEPQLLLLDEPLAGLSRVEGGRAAQLFADLAGDGITVVLVEHDVSSVLAVSQRIVVLDRGAVLATGTPEEVVADPAVRRAYLGEGD, encoded by the coding sequence GTGGAGATCGAGGTGGCGGACGCCACGGTGCAGTTCGGTGGCGTGCGCGCGGTCGACCACGTGACCCTGCGCCACGACTCCGGTGGTGTACTCGGCCTCATTGGACCGAACGGGGCCGGTAAGACCACGCTGCTCAACGCGTTGTCCGGCGTCACCCGGCTCAAGTCGGGTTCCATCCGGCTGTGCGGCAGGGACATCACACGCCGTGCCCCCGAGCAGGTCTCGCGGCTCGGCGTCGCCCGCACGTTCCAGAACCTGCAGGTGTTCGGCTCACTCACGGTGCTGGACAACGTGCTTGTGCCGCGCTGGGTCCGTCGCCGCGTGCACAGGTCCGGACCACGCCGCGCCGCCGAGCGGCAGGACGCGATGGCCGTGCTCAATCGCGTCGGCATCGCCGAGCACGCCGATCGGCTCGCCGGGACGCTGGCCTACGGGCTGCAGCGGCGCGTCGAGCTCGCGCGGGCGCTCGCGGCCGAACCGCAGTTGCTGCTGCTCGATGAACCGCTCGCCGGACTGTCCCGCGTGGAGGGTGGCCGGGCAGCGCAGCTGTTCGCCGACCTCGCCGGCGACGGCATCACCGTGGTGCTCGTGGAGCACGACGTCAGCAGTGTCCTCGCCGTGTCGCAGCGGATCGTCGTGCTCGACCGCGGCGCCGTGCTCGCCACCGGCACACCCGAAGAGGTGGTTGCCGACCCCGCCGTGCGCCGCGCCTACCTCGGGGAGGGCGACTGA
- a CDS encoding ABC transporter ATP-binding protein has product MLRVEGLVAGYGAIEALHGVDLEVDAEEAVALIGPNGAGKSTLFGVVSGLLRPWRGKVEFDGEDVTRWPAERRALAGLVLVPEGRRVFVGLSVQENLRLGAYRRVRGRHVTERANEVFDLFPRLLERRGQNAGTLSGGEQQMLAIGRALMGRPRLLLLDEPSLGLAPLAVREVTDALARLVHSGVTVALVEQNAAVAFGLASRGYLLDRGEVVTSGPVEQLRDDERVQSAYLGDTRG; this is encoded by the coding sequence GTGCTGCGGGTGGAAGGGCTCGTCGCCGGGTATGGCGCGATCGAAGCGCTGCACGGCGTCGACCTCGAGGTCGACGCCGAGGAGGCGGTCGCCCTTATCGGGCCGAACGGCGCGGGCAAGAGCACGCTGTTCGGCGTCGTGTCCGGGTTGCTGCGGCCGTGGCGGGGCAAGGTCGAGTTCGACGGCGAGGACGTCACGCGCTGGCCCGCCGAACGCCGCGCGCTGGCCGGGCTCGTGCTGGTACCGGAAGGCCGGCGGGTGTTCGTGGGGCTGTCCGTACAGGAGAACTTGCGGCTCGGCGCCTACCGCCGAGTCCGCGGCCGCCACGTCACCGAACGCGCGAACGAGGTGTTCGATCTGTTCCCGCGTCTGCTGGAGCGCCGTGGTCAAAACGCCGGGACGCTCTCGGGTGGCGAACAGCAGATGCTCGCGATCGGCCGCGCGCTGATGGGCCGACCCCGGCTGCTGTTGCTCGACGAACCGTCGCTCGGCCTGGCTCCGCTGGCTGTCCGCGAGGTGACCGACGCGCTCGCGCGGCTCGTCCACAGTGGAGTGACGGTGGCGCTGGTGGAGCAGAACGCTGCCGTTGCGTTCGGCCTCGCCTCGCGCGGCTACCTGCTCGACCGCGGTGAGGTCGTCACGTCCGGCCCGGTCGAGCAGCTGCGCGACGACGAACGGGTGCAGTCCGCATACCTCGGAGACACCCGTGGCTGA
- a CDS encoding DUF488 family protein, translating to MSASGELRKWYGHVENRFAEFARRYRAELDDSSRSAVVRQLRDVAAKGPAAR from the coding sequence GTGAGCGCGTCTGGTGAGCTGCGCAAGTGGTATGGCCATGTCGAGAACCGATTTGCCGAGTTCGCGCGCCGGTATCGCGCGGAGCTCGACGACTCTTCGCGGTCCGCGGTCGTCCGGCAGCTGAGGGACGTCGCGGCGAAAGGTCCGGCAGCCCGCTGA
- a CDS encoding AraC family transcriptional regulator, protein MPGTDCISPLLQHFRIRTRLFHAGPLCGKVPFAAEPGRGFLHVMRGGELAVSYQLGGPRKWVHLDQPTLLFYPRPMDHSFHHEATGESDFVCASLEFDGGINHPLVRTLPPVVMVPLTEVEPLGPAIEMLFAEVDNDESGNGILVDRLFEVVLIQFCRWMLNRTEELSVPPGLFRGLSDPRLAPCLVAIHEDPGAYWSVATMAAKAGLSRAAFAALFKELVGQTPNDYLTAWRVTVAQERLRAGDSVGRAANALGYSSAAAFSRTFSQRTGLSPRQWLLEASR, encoded by the coding sequence GTGCCAGGAACTGACTGCATCTCGCCGCTGCTCCAGCACTTCCGCATCCGCACGCGGCTGTTCCATGCCGGGCCCTTGTGCGGCAAGGTCCCCTTCGCCGCCGAACCCGGACGCGGGTTCCTCCACGTCATGCGAGGCGGGGAACTGGCGGTCAGCTACCAGCTTGGCGGCCCACGGAAATGGGTGCACCTGGACCAGCCGACACTTCTGTTCTACCCACGCCCCATGGACCACTCGTTTCACCACGAAGCCACCGGGGAGTCGGACTTCGTGTGTGCCAGCCTGGAATTCGACGGCGGGATCAACCACCCGCTGGTTCGGACCTTGCCTCCCGTGGTGATGGTGCCCCTCACAGAGGTGGAACCACTCGGACCCGCCATCGAGATGCTCTTCGCCGAGGTCGACAACGACGAGTCAGGCAACGGCATCCTCGTCGATCGGCTCTTCGAGGTCGTCCTTATCCAGTTCTGCCGCTGGATGCTCAATCGCACTGAGGAGCTGTCCGTCCCTCCGGGACTCTTCCGCGGGTTGTCTGACCCACGACTGGCACCGTGTCTGGTCGCGATCCACGAGGACCCCGGTGCGTACTGGAGCGTCGCCACGATGGCCGCCAAAGCGGGCCTCTCCCGCGCAGCGTTCGCCGCGCTGTTCAAGGAGTTGGTCGGCCAGACTCCCAACGACTATCTCACCGCGTGGCGCGTGACCGTCGCCCAGGAACGGCTACGAGCGGGCGACTCGGTGGGACGTGCGGCCAACGCGCTGGGTTACTCCAGCGCTGCGGCGTTCTCCAGGACGTTCTCGCAACGAACTGGCCTCTCGCCCCGCCAATGGCTGCTGGAGGCCAGTCGATGA
- a CDS encoding branched-chain amino acid ABC transporter permease, which translates to MAELFTGLATGTTYALVGLGIALIFQVTGVINFAQGDFVAVGGLLFAVLREAGFGTPVAAVLSIVLTTVVGILTYALVILPARRAGHDRLMILTIGVSIVLQGAALLVFGADAHFAPPFGPSRPLRFAGIVLPSQYVWCAGVTLVVMVLLWLFLTRTPTGTAMRASAMDVAAARLTGISPERMGLSVFALAAGLAAIAGTVLAPLQPPDATIGVVLGLKGFTAAVIGGLGSPIGAVAGGLVIGLVETYATGYLSSEYKDTLTFGLLLVVLLIRLGGLLRRGARVDRV; encoded by the coding sequence GTGGCTGAGTTGTTCACCGGTCTGGCGACCGGTACTACGTACGCGCTGGTCGGGCTCGGGATCGCGCTGATCTTTCAGGTCACGGGCGTGATCAACTTCGCCCAAGGTGACTTCGTGGCTGTCGGCGGGCTGCTGTTCGCGGTGCTGCGTGAAGCCGGGTTCGGCACGCCGGTCGCGGCGGTGTTGTCGATCGTGCTCACCACCGTGGTCGGGATCCTGACCTACGCACTGGTGATCCTGCCCGCGCGCCGAGCCGGGCACGACCGGCTGATGATCCTCACCATCGGGGTGTCCATCGTCCTTCAGGGCGCGGCGCTGCTCGTGTTCGGCGCCGACGCGCACTTCGCGCCGCCCTTCGGACCCAGCCGGCCGCTGCGCTTCGCCGGGATCGTGCTGCCGTCGCAGTACGTGTGGTGCGCCGGCGTGACCCTGGTCGTGATGGTGCTGCTGTGGTTGTTCCTCACGCGCACGCCGACCGGCACGGCCATGCGGGCGAGCGCGATGGACGTAGCCGCCGCCCGGCTCACGGGGATCTCGCCGGAGCGAATGGGCCTGTCCGTCTTCGCGCTGGCGGCCGGGCTGGCGGCGATCGCCGGCACCGTGCTCGCCCCGCTGCAGCCACCGGACGCGACGATCGGCGTCGTGCTCGGCCTCAAGGGCTTCACGGCGGCGGTGATCGGCGGGCTCGGGTCGCCGATTGGTGCGGTCGCGGGTGGGCTGGTGATCGGGCTGGTCGAGACGTACGCGACCGGCTACCTGTCGAGCGAGTACAAGGACACGCTGACTTTCGGCCTGCTGCTGGTCGTGCTGCTGATCCGGCTGGGCGGGCTGCTGCGGCGAGGTGCGAGGGTGGACCGCGTATGA
- a CDS encoding DUF5709 domain-containing protein has protein sequence MPPAPDDSSKPTTRTPPTPASTPPDTGIDGAAATAEEAAIHIIPE, from the coding sequence GTGCCCCCCGCGCCGGACGACTCCTCGAAACCGACAACGCGGACCCCACCTACCCCTGCCTCTACGCCACCCGACACCGGCATCGACGGCGCCGCCGCGACCGCCGAAGAAGCAGCCATCCACATCATCCCCGAATAA
- a CDS encoding VOC family protein, whose translation MADTSPNAAFLQNVFGWDVRGHSENLGPEQDDLDDLDHALVTVTGLGPAAGSPGIELLDYHVGTRRSISGHAAGHDVATTYSVLKVNSVERLRADAEANGARFISAAVTKRDGCRSMLVVGPDGHRFLAEELPHGNPEITE comes from the coding sequence GTGGCCGACACCTCGCCCAACGCCGCGTTCCTGCAGAACGTGTTCGGGTGGGACGTGAGAGGACACAGCGAGAACCTGGGCCCGGAGCAGGACGACCTCGACGATCTGGACCATGCCCTGGTCACCGTCACCGGCCTCGGGCCCGCCGCTGGCTCGCCGGGCATTGAGCTTCTCGACTACCACGTCGGAACGCGCCGCAGCATCAGCGGTCATGCGGCCGGCCACGACGTCGCGACGACGTACTCGGTTCTCAAGGTGAACTCCGTCGAACGCCTCCGTGCGGACGCGGAAGCGAACGGAGCGCGCTTCATCAGCGCTGCGGTGACCAAGCGCGACGGATGCAGGTCCATGCTGGTCGTCGGACCGGACGGTCACCGGTTCCTGGCCGAGGAACTCCCGCACGGCAACCCCGAGATCACCGAGTGA
- a CDS encoding amidase family protein has translation MKLPVHLTEANGLSAPVYPTCQVVPPARDGTDSGPWNTLNFPTNTAISSQSSMPATTVPSGLTDAGLPVGMEVLARPYDGPTVFAVAHGFETVGLHRHLPDATPVPA, from the coding sequence ATGAAGCTACCGGTGCACCTCACGGAGGCGAACGGGCTCAGCGCGCCGGTGTACCCGACCTGCCAGGTCGTCCCACCCGCCCGCGACGGCACCGACTCCGGCCCGTGGAACACGCTCAACTTCCCCACCAACACCGCCATCAGCTCGCAGAGCTCAATGCCCGCCACCACTGTCCCGTCCGGACTCACCGACGCCGGCCTGCCGGTCGGTATGGAGGTCCTGGCCCGGCCGTACGACGGACCGACCGTGTTCGCCGTGGCACACGGCTTCGAAACGGTGGGGCTGCACCGGCACCTGCCCGACGCCACGCCGGTGCCGGCGTGA
- a CDS encoding SDR family NAD(P)-dependent oxidoreductase, whose translation MTTFEGKKLVVIGGASGMGLQAAEDVVAKGGSAVIVGRSGQKLDDAVAGLSRSGPAWSIAADLADWDQVLEAQKQLAQDHPDATLLVNAAGFFTPKSFLDHEVADYDAYHDLNRATFFLTQAVVRGMVAGGQGGAIVNVGSMWAHQALAVTPSSAYSMAKAGLHALTHNLAIELAGDGIRVNAVAPAVTRRPCSRRSFPQTSWTARWTS comes from the coding sequence ATGACCACCTTTGAAGGCAAGAAGCTCGTTGTGATCGGCGGCGCCAGCGGCATGGGCCTGCAGGCCGCCGAGGACGTGGTCGCGAAGGGGGGCAGCGCGGTGATCGTCGGCCGCTCGGGTCAGAAACTCGACGACGCCGTAGCAGGCCTGTCACGTTCCGGTCCCGCATGGTCGATCGCGGCCGACCTGGCGGACTGGGACCAGGTCCTCGAGGCGCAGAAGCAGCTGGCACAGGACCACCCGGACGCCACTCTTCTCGTCAACGCGGCAGGGTTCTTCACGCCCAAGTCCTTCCTCGACCACGAGGTCGCGGACTACGACGCCTATCACGACCTCAACAGGGCGACCTTCTTCCTGACTCAGGCCGTTGTCCGGGGCATGGTCGCCGGGGGCCAGGGCGGGGCCATCGTGAACGTGGGCAGCATGTGGGCCCACCAAGCCCTCGCCGTGACCCCGTCCTCGGCCTACTCGATGGCCAAGGCGGGCCTGCACGCCCTCACGCACAACCTCGCGATCGAGCTCGCCGGCGACGGCATCCGCGTGAACGCCGTGGCTCCCGCTGTCACCAGACGCCCCTGTTCGAGAAGGTCTTTCCCGCAGACCAGTTGGACGGCGCGATGGACCAGTTGA
- the msrB gene encoding peptide-methionine (R)-S-oxide reductase MsrB codes for MQAQYHKNPEAVSRLDPEQYRVTQQDGTERPFANAYWDNHEPGIYVDVVSGEPLFASVDKYDSHSGWPSFTKPIEKTNVVKREDFSHGMIRAEVRC; via the coding sequence GTGCAGGCCCAGTACCACAAGAACCCGGAAGCCGTCTCGCGGCTCGACCCGGAGCAGTACCGCGTCACCCAGCAGGACGGCACCGAGCGCCCGTTCGCCAACGCCTACTGGGACAACCACGAGCCCGGTATCTACGTCGACGTCGTGTCCGGCGAGCCGCTGTTCGCCTCGGTCGACAAGTACGACAGCCACTCGGGCTGGCCGAGCTTCACCAAGCCGATCGAGAAGACCAACGTCGTCAAGCGCGAGGACTTCAGCCACGGCATGATCCGGGCGGAAGTCCGGTGTTGA
- a CDS encoding branched-chain amino acid ABC transporter permease, which translates to MTVLRTRWTGYAVFLAVLLLVPAIFTRVPFYTMSVAVVMGLQAITALGLVPLTGHGRQISIGQAGFYGIGGYTSALLSTRLGVTPVLGIAGGAVLAAVVAWVLGRFLFRVQGHYLALATLSFGLTLNFLFAQLPLTGATSGITAVPSISLFGLELSSDLSVYYLVAAVLLLATVVVDSLLRSPLGRAVTAVGDSPIAAAASGVSISALRRGMFALSAVLAAISGGLYVHWSSFADPSMLGILVSIQFLVVATVGGLRTVWGAPLGAFVVITLSEAAKTTIPDLVPGASGNYEIVVYGVALILVLIFLPDGVAGLFRRRTSRVHNLKGD; encoded by the coding sequence ATGACCGTGCTGCGCACGCGCTGGACCGGCTACGCGGTGTTCCTCGCCGTGCTGCTGCTGGTGCCCGCGATCTTCACGCGGGTGCCGTTCTACACGATGTCGGTGGCCGTCGTCATGGGACTCCAGGCGATCACGGCGCTCGGCTTGGTGCCGCTGACCGGCCACGGCCGGCAGATCTCCATCGGGCAAGCGGGGTTCTACGGCATCGGCGGGTACACGTCGGCGTTGCTGAGCACGCGGCTGGGCGTGACGCCGGTCCTCGGCATCGCCGGCGGGGCGGTTCTGGCGGCGGTCGTCGCGTGGGTCCTGGGGCGCTTCCTGTTCCGAGTGCAGGGTCACTACCTCGCGCTGGCGACGCTGTCGTTCGGGTTGACGCTGAACTTCCTGTTCGCGCAGCTGCCGCTGACGGGTGCGACGAGCGGGATCACCGCCGTGCCGTCGATCAGCCTGTTCGGACTGGAGCTCTCCAGCGACCTGTCCGTGTACTACCTGGTCGCCGCGGTGCTGCTGCTGGCAACCGTGGTCGTCGATTCGCTGCTGCGCTCGCCACTCGGGCGTGCCGTGACGGCGGTGGGTGACAGCCCCATCGCGGCCGCCGCCAGCGGGGTGTCGATCTCCGCGCTGCGGCGGGGCATGTTCGCGCTGTCGGCCGTGCTCGCGGCGATCAGCGGCGGACTGTACGTGCACTGGTCATCGTTCGCGGACCCGAGCATGCTCGGCATCCTCGTGTCGATCCAGTTCCTCGTGGTTGCGACGGTCGGCGGACTGCGGACGGTGTGGGGCGCGCCGCTGGGGGCGTTCGTGGTGATCACACTCTCGGAAGCCGCCAAGACGACCATCCCGGATCTGGTGCCGGGTGCGTCGGGCAACTACGAGATCGTCGTCTACGGCGTGGCGCTGATCCTCGTGCTGATCTTCCTCCCGGATGGTGTGGCGGGCCTGTTTCGGAGGCGGACATCCAGAGTGCACAACCTGAAGGGAGATTGA
- a CDS encoding SDR family oxidoreductase, translated as MDQLSGLHPLGRVGTPQDLASAIVFLLSPASSWTTGAILNVDGGVMAGRN; from the coding sequence ATGGACCAGTTGAGCGGACTGCACCCGCTCGGCCGGGTCGGCACCCCGCAGGACCTGGCCTCCGCGATCGTCTTCCTGCTCTCGCCCGCCTCGAGCTGGACCACGGGCGCCATCCTCAACGTCGACGGCGGGGTGATGGCAGGCCGCAACTAG
- a CDS encoding methyltransferase, with translation MPNIPIPAGPQDYDRMMGMVTGFWVTQTVRAAAIYNLADHLAQGTDTPDAVAEAQGINLGATRRLMRACASLGLMTSKDGGAHYSATSLLGTLAKDDPNSLRGFAISQAAPGHWLPWGLFPEAVRSGERQIKAAHGDETIFDYFGQHLDEAGFFTESMGNLSRAAAQDIAAVLDTQGVRLAFDVGGAGGEVIRALMQANPELRGGVFDLPHIIPDAEAAAKADGLDGRFTAVGGNFFEAVPPADLYILKYIMHDWDDDDCVSILKNCCASLQEGGRVVVADLLIPEIGVPGIAPLMDMNMLDMTGGRERDTVEFDALFAAAGLQSTKVTPAGAFAVIETVPV, from the coding sequence GTGCCAAACATCCCCATCCCGGCCGGACCGCAGGACTATGACCGCATGATGGGTATGGTGACCGGCTTCTGGGTTACCCAGACGGTTCGTGCGGCGGCCATCTACAACCTCGCGGATCACCTCGCGCAGGGAACCGACACCCCTGACGCGGTCGCTGAGGCGCAAGGCATCAACCTTGGCGCGACCCGGCGTCTCATGCGGGCCTGCGCCTCGCTGGGCCTGATGACCAGCAAAGACGGCGGTGCACACTACAGCGCTACATCCCTGCTGGGCACCCTGGCCAAGGACGATCCCAACTCATTGCGTGGTTTCGCCATTTCCCAGGCCGCGCCGGGTCACTGGCTGCCTTGGGGGCTGTTCCCGGAAGCCGTGCGCAGTGGCGAGCGTCAGATCAAAGCAGCTCACGGAGACGAGACGATCTTCGACTACTTCGGCCAGCACCTTGACGAGGCTGGATTCTTCACCGAGTCCATGGGGAACCTGTCGCGCGCTGCGGCTCAGGACATCGCGGCGGTGCTCGACACGCAGGGCGTCAGGCTCGCCTTCGACGTCGGGGGCGCGGGCGGCGAAGTCATCCGTGCCCTGATGCAGGCGAATCCGGAGCTGCGGGGAGGCGTCTTCGATCTGCCGCACATCATCCCCGACGCTGAGGCCGCCGCGAAGGCTGATGGACTCGATGGACGGTTCACCGCGGTCGGCGGCAACTTCTTCGAGGCAGTCCCCCCGGCTGACCTGTACATCCTGAAGTACATCATGCACGACTGGGACGACGACGACTGCGTGAGCATTCTGAAGAACTGCTGCGCCTCGCTCCAGGAGGGCGGCAGGGTTGTTGTCGCTGACCTCCTCATCCCTGAGATCGGCGTTCCCGGTATTGCCCCATTGATGGACATGAACATGCTCGACATGACGGGCGGAAGAGAACGCGACACCGTTGAATTCGACGCCCTATTCGCCGCCGCGGGACTGCAAAGCACCAAGGTCACTCCGGCCGGCGCCTTCGCCGTGATCGAAACCGTGCCTGTCTGA